From a single Capsicum annuum cultivar UCD-10X-F1 chromosome 12, UCD10Xv1.1, whole genome shotgun sequence genomic region:
- the LOC107849812 gene encoding homeobox-leucine zipper protein ROC8, with the protein MQTSQRMVKRFFEILSMTDRLDFLTSSKLNSGDRVSIRTNEEITLSPKGWIVTAATSLCLPLSFQTVFDFFKDDKTRHEWDLLTSGNNVTELTRVPTGAFPGNSVTIIQPYVPTESNMLMIQESNIDEMGAFIIYAPIDLPTVTSVINGGDATKVSILPSGITISPDGQLASNRKNTGNAQDGSILTVAFQILISGDNYPMNQQKHMDAVASVHGLLSSKVLKVKAALGCSD; encoded by the exons ATGCAAACATCACAAAGGATGGTGAAGAGATTTTTTGAAATTCTAAGTATGACAGACAGATTGGATTTCCTAACTTCCTCAAAATTGAATAGTGGAGATAGGGTTTCCATTAGAACAAATGAAGAAATTACTCTGTCACCAAAAGGATGGATTGTCACTGCTGCTACTTCTCTATGTCTTCCTCTTTCATTCCAAACTGTTTTTGATTTCTTCAAAGATGACAAGACAAGGCATGAG tggGATCTTTTGACCAGTGGGAATAATGTGACTGAATTAACTCGAGTACCAACAGGAGCTTTTCCAGGAAATAGTGTTACAATCATTCAG CCCTATGTGCCAACAGAGAGCAACATGTTAATGATTCAAGAGTCCAACATTGATGAAATGGGAGCATTTATAATATATGCACCTATAGATTTACCAACAGTCACTTCAGTTATCAATGGAGGTGATGCCACAAAAGTTTCCATTTTGCCCTCCG GTATCACCATAAGTCCCGATGGTCAACTTGCATCGAACAGGAAAAATACTGGAAATGCACAAGATGGTTCAATTTTGACAGTGGCTTTTCAAATATTGATTTCTGGCGATAATTATCCGATGAATCAGCAGAAACATATGGATGCAGTGGCTTCTGTTCATGGCCTTTTGAGCTCCAAAGTTTTAAAAGTCAAAGCAGCATTGGGTTGCTCTGATTGA